In Longimicrobiaceae bacterium, the genomic window GCACCCGAAGTTGATGTCCAGGAAGTCGGGGGCGTACACCTCCTCCACCAGGGCCGCCGCCTCCGCCATGGCCGCCGGATCCGCGCCGAAAATCTGGATCCCGATGGGGCGCTCGTCGTCGTGGAAGCGGAGGAAGTGGTGCGTCTTGCGGTCGTTGCGGCGGATCCCCTCCGCCGAGACGAACTCGGAGACCACGACGTCCGCCCCGAACCCCCGGCAGAGCCGGCGGAACGGGGACTCGCTGACCCCCGCCTGCGGGGCCAGGTAGAGCGGCACGCGGCCGCTGCGCAGGAGCTCGACAGTGTTGGCAAACATCCCGGAAATATAGCTTTTCCGGCCGCTTGCTTCAACCGCGCCCCGGGCTCCGGGGCGAAAGTCCTTCGCTTTGACAGCTTCCGGCCTGGCACTTACATTGCCAGGCTCACGCAGCCCGTACTCGTTCGGGAACATACGAGAGGAAACGACAACATGGAACTTCGGGAGTTCTTCACCGAGGATTCGGTTAGCCTTGATCTCCAGGGTGAGACCAAGGACGAGATATTGAAGGAGCTGATCGGCCTGCTGGGGCTCGACGACAAGTCGCAGGGCATCCTGTACAAGATGCTGAAGCGCCGCGAGAACCTGGGATCCACCGGGATCGGCAAGGGGATCGCCATCCCACACTGCCGCTCGCTGGTGGTGAACCGCCTCCGGGTGGCCTTCGCCCGCAAGCCGGGCGGGGTGGACTTCAAGGCCATCGACGAGCAGCCGGTCCACAACTTCTTCCTGATCGTCGCCCCGCCGCTGGAGGTGTCCAACCAGTACCTCCCCGTCCTGGGGAAGATCGCCCAGTTCTCCAAGGAGCCGGACGTGGCGCAGCGGCTGGAAGGGCTCTCCTCGCCCGGGGAGTTCCTGGCGCTGCTGGACGAGAAGGGCGTCTGAGGGGAGGAAGAGATGATGAACCCGCAGCTTGAGATCCTGCTCGAGGTCCAGGACCTGAAGACCCAGCGCAAGGAGCTGGAGGGGATGACCACCGAGCGCCAGGTGGAGGAGGAGGTCTTCAACGTCAGCATCGAGGACGCGCTCCGGCAGCTCGACGAGAAGATCAACGAGATGGAGGATTCGCTCTCGCCTCCGGTGCGCAGCCGCTACCGGCGCATCTCCGGCCGGCACCCGCGCGTGGTGGTCCCGGTGATCGGCGGCACCTGCTACGGCTGCTTCGTCAACATCCCGACCGCGACCGCCTCCGCCGCCGACCGGAACCGGGAGATCAGCCACTGCGACAACTGCGGCCGGTTCCTCTACCTGATCGACTAGCCGCCCCTGTAGAGAGGATCCGCCAGACGAACGCGAACGGCGCCCCCACCGGGATCTCCCGGCGGGGGCGCCGTTCCACTTTCGCACTCCCGCACTCCCAAAACGACGAAGCCGACCCGAGCGTCGAACTTCACTCGGACCGGCTTCGCTCTCTTCCGAACCAGGGAATTGGGATCCTGGATCTCCTCTGTGGACTGGTGACAATCATCTTGCGCATCTGCGGCTGCTGGCCGGTCACCACCAGCTGGCAGTAGTAGACCCCCGGCGGGACGCGGCGTCCCTTCGTGTCCCTCCCGTCCCAGTAGGCCACCTTCCGGCCCGCTTCGGAGTAAGGGAGGTTCTGCACCGGGAGGTTCTTCCCCCGGGGGTGGTCCGGCGCGCGCGGCACCGCGACCAGCTGGTTCAGCAGGTTGAACACCTGCATCGTGACCAGGCGGGGCTCGCCGCCCGGGAAGAGGTTCTCCTCCAGGTAGAAGGGGATGTAGGTGTCCCGCGTGAACGGGTTCGGATCGTTCTGCTCCAGGCGGAAGCCCTGTGCCTGCCGCTGGATCGGGGGCCGCTCAGCCGGTTCCTGGGCCCGGGGGGCCGGAGGGGAGAGGAAGCCGTAGATCACCAGCAGGGCGAGCAGAACAGGAGGGGCACGTCGCATCTGCGCCTCGCTGTTCGGGTGATCTCAGGGCACGGGTGCCTCCGGGATGGGCGGGACCGCCGAGTCGTCTGTTTCCAAGTTTCGCATCGCTCTCCGATCGGGTCAACCTGGCGCCGGTCCTACGGGAGCTGCTGGAGGAACAGCTCCAGCGAGCGCAGCGGGCGCTCCTGGGCGAGCTGCGCCCCGACGTACGCCCGGAGCAGCTCGCGGTGGGCGGTACGGGCCCCGGAGAACGCCTCCGGCGCAGCTCCGCCGAGCATCTCTCCCAGCTCCGCGCGCGTCGCGGGGTCCAGGACGCGTCCGCTTGGACGGCAGTCGCGGCAGGCCGCGCCGCCTCCCCCGGCGTCGAAGCGCACGGGCTCGTCCGGATCGAGCGGGCGGCCGCAGGTCACGCACATCTCCGTCTGCGGGGCGAACCCCAGCAGCGAGACCACGTGCCACACGCCGGCCAGCGCCGCCCGCTCCGTCCCCTCCCCCCGCGCGGCCAGGATCTCGTCCATCGCCTCGTCCACCGCCCGGTAGAGCGCCTCGTGCGGCTCCTCCGTCGCGAAGCGGAGCACCAGCTCCGCGAGCAGCGAGGCCCCGGCGAAGCCCGCCAGGTCGCGCCCCAGACCCTGCCGGCTGCGCAGCAGGTCGAAGCCGCTCAGCGTGTGCAGGTCGCGCCCTTCCTTGAGGTAGAAGTGCGCGGTTCCCTCCGTGAACGGCTCCAGCACCCCGCCGAAGCGGTTCTTCGGGCGCAGCGCGCCCTTGGCGATCACGGAGCGGACGCCCAGCTCCCGGGTGAAGAGACGGAGGATCTTGCTCGTCTCGCCGTACGGGAACGACTGGAGCACCAGCGACCGGGCGGCGACCAGCGGCACGGCCGGGCGCCGGTCACGCCGGCCGGCGGCGCCCGCGGCGGAAGGCCAGCCCCGCCCCGGCCGTCAGCACCACGCCCGTGACCGCCACTGCCGCGAGGCGGGGGTCCACCGGCGGCGCGTCCGGGTGGTCCCACTCCATCACCACCGCGGTCTTCGCGTCCAGCCCCGCCCCGGTGTAGCGGAGGAAGCGCTCCCCGTCCACCTCCACCTCGGCGCCCGCCGCCAGCCCGGACACCCCGCTCCGCGCCTCCGACGTGCGCAGGAAGAGGTTCATCGTGTCCGTGCGGGCCGCCACCGGGAGCTCCACCCGC contains:
- the recO gene encoding DNA repair protein RecO; amino-acid sequence: MPLVAARSLVLQSFPYGETSKILRLFTRELGVRSVIAKGALRPKNRFGGVLEPFTEGTAHFYLKEGRDLHTLSGFDLLRSRQGLGRDLAGFAGASLLAELVLRFATEEPHEALYRAVDEAMDEILAARGEGTERAALAGVWHVVSLLGFAPQTEMCVTCGRPLDPDEPVRFDAGGGGAACRDCRPSGRVLDPATRAELGEMLGGAAPEAFSGARTAHRELLRAYVGAQLAQERPLRSLELFLQQLP
- a CDS encoding PTS sugar transporter subunit IIA, encoding MELREFFTEDSVSLDLQGETKDEILKELIGLLGLDDKSQGILYKMLKRRENLGSTGIGKGIAIPHCRSLVVNRLRVAFARKPGGVDFKAIDEQPVHNFFLIVAPPLEVSNQYLPVLGKIAQFSKEPDVAQRLEGLSSPGEFLALLDEKGV
- a CDS encoding C4-type zinc ribbon domain-containing protein codes for the protein MNPQLEILLEVQDLKTQRKELEGMTTERQVEEEVFNVSIEDALRQLDEKINEMEDSLSPPVRSRYRRISGRHPRVVVPVIGGTCYGCFVNIPTATASAADRNREISHCDNCGRFLYLID